From Rubripirellula reticaptiva, the proteins below share one genomic window:
- a CDS encoding DUF2726 domain-containing protein, producing MADKSERDGCFGFFFKLLGIGPGARSGVTQNVLPYRLRDNFLSAAELAFFRVLQQAVGQSYSINHKVRLWDVLYVPRSDDSRTHENKIRSKHVDFLLCDPTTMQPVLAIELDDTTHNRKDRQDRDAFVDKAFAAAALSILHIKAARAYSITEVQEQIAAVLPDTATFLSSPPPLPQESSEPSCSKCHTTMVRRKAAKGVHAGKRFWACVNYPNCREIIGID from the coding sequence ATGGCCGACAAGTCAGAACGAGACGGTTGCTTTGGTTTCTTTTTCAAGCTTTTGGGCATCGGTCCAGGTGCTAGATCGGGAGTGACTCAAAATGTCCTGCCGTACCGCCTGCGTGACAACTTCTTGTCAGCCGCCGAGTTGGCGTTCTTTCGAGTTCTTCAGCAAGCGGTCGGGCAATCCTACTCGATCAATCATAAGGTGCGACTATGGGACGTGCTGTACGTCCCGCGCAGCGACGACAGCCGCACGCACGAGAACAAGATCCGCAGCAAGCATGTCGACTTCCTGCTCTGCGATCCCACCACAATGCAGCCCGTCCTCGCCATCGAGCTTGACGACACCACCCACAATCGCAAAGACCGACAAGATCGCGATGCATTCGTCGACAAAGCATTTGCTGCCGCCGCCCTGTCGATTCTGCACATCAAAGCTGCCCGCGCATATTCGATCACCGAAGTCCAAGAACAAATCGCGGCCGTTCTGCCAGACACCGCAACTTTCCTGTCATCTCCGCCACCATTGCCGCAGGAATCAAGCGAACCGTCCTGCTCTAAATGTCACACGACAATGGTCAGGCGCAAAGCAGCGAAAGGAGTACACGCCGGCAAACGCTTCTGGGCATGCGTCAACTATCCGAACTGTCGCGAGATCATCGGGATTGATTGA
- a CDS encoding DUF1501 domain-containing protein, which translates to MFAHNRLGRRDLMTSTAMTLGSLAVTASSPNVSWAGGNASMNGAASGLHHQPRAKRVIFLFMHGGPSHVDTFDYKPRLAREDGKALPFALPTKLDAKSTIMKGPWTFSQHGEAGLWGSDLLPEMCRHLDSLCVVRSMHTRGQSHGQAVGMVNTGSDNFVRPSVGAWISYALGSAHPDLPAHVAIGPATAHGGPRNYGAAFLPAKHQATAIGKNGSLGTGKVAYLEDSQLSQFDLVNQLNHRHAARIGHDREIEGAIEAVDLARRMRGTAPEIMDLASETVATQKLYGIGEKATDQYGRSCLMARRLVEAGVRFVSVSSGQVWDQHGGLKAGHSKNALATDRPIAGLIADLKSRGMWDDTLIVWGGEFGRTPVVQGKDGRDHNPQGFSMLLGGGGVRGGTTYGETDEYGYYAAVDRVHMHDLHATMLHLLGIDHERLTYPYAGRDFRLTDVHGRIVNDIMTS; encoded by the coding sequence ATGTTTGCACACAACCGACTCGGTCGCCGCGACCTGATGACGTCGACCGCGATGACGCTCGGATCGCTTGCAGTGACCGCATCAAGCCCAAATGTGTCGTGGGCAGGCGGCAACGCGTCGATGAATGGCGCTGCTAGCGGACTGCATCATCAGCCGCGCGCCAAACGTGTGATCTTCTTATTCATGCACGGTGGGCCGAGCCATGTGGACACGTTTGACTACAAGCCTCGACTGGCCCGCGAAGACGGTAAAGCACTTCCCTTTGCCCTGCCCACAAAGCTTGATGCCAAGTCGACGATCATGAAAGGTCCATGGACGTTTTCGCAGCATGGCGAAGCAGGTCTTTGGGGCAGTGATCTATTGCCCGAGATGTGCCGCCACCTCGATTCGCTCTGTGTGGTTCGGTCCATGCACACACGGGGCCAATCACACGGCCAGGCGGTTGGCATGGTGAACACGGGCAGCGACAACTTCGTTCGTCCAAGCGTTGGTGCATGGATCAGCTATGCACTTGGATCGGCTCACCCCGATTTGCCGGCGCACGTTGCAATCGGTCCGGCAACCGCCCACGGTGGGCCGCGTAATTATGGTGCCGCATTTTTGCCTGCCAAGCATCAAGCCACCGCGATTGGAAAGAATGGCTCACTTGGCACCGGCAAAGTCGCCTACTTAGAAGACTCGCAATTAAGTCAATTCGATTTGGTGAATCAGCTTAACCACCGTCATGCTGCACGCATTGGTCACGATCGTGAAATCGAAGGAGCGATTGAAGCGGTTGATCTAGCACGCCGGATGCGAGGAACTGCACCGGAGATTATGGATTTGGCATCGGAAACCGTCGCGACGCAGAAACTTTACGGCATCGGCGAAAAAGCCACCGACCAATATGGTCGCAGTTGCTTGATGGCACGGCGTTTGGTCGAAGCGGGGGTGCGGTTTGTCAGCGTCAGCAGCGGCCAAGTCTGGGACCAACATGGTGGACTGAAGGCCGGTCACTCAAAGAACGCCCTCGCAACCGATCGGCCGATCGCAGGTCTGATTGCCGATCTCAAATCACGTGGGATGTGGGATGATACCTTGATCGTATGGGGGGGCGAGTTCGGACGCACGCCGGTGGTCCAAGGTAAAGACGGCCGTGACCACAATCCGCAAGGCTTCAGCATGCTGTTGGGTGGCGGCGGAGTTCGCGGTGGAACGACGTATGGCGAAACCGACGAATACGGTTACTACGCCGCAGTCGATCGCGTCCACATGCACGACTTGCACGCCACAATGCTGCATCTGTTGGGAATCGATCACGAACGTCTGACCTACCCCTACGCGGGACGCGACTTCCGCCTGACCGACGTCCACGGACGAATCGTAAACGACATCATGACATCGTAA
- a CDS encoding ankyrin repeat domain-containing protein has protein sequence MSSRIRRTTFIEIKELIHASSKQICIGDEHGNRAIHWAIPARRIPIIQTLCNSNAEINAKRTDLQSPLHLGHAGTVPA, from the coding sequence ATGTCATCACGTATACGGCGGACCACGTTCATTGAGATAAAGGAACTGATCCATGCGAGTTCCAAGCAAATTTGCATCGGCGACGAGCACGGTAACCGAGCGATTCACTGGGCGATCCCTGCCCGTCGAATTCCCATCATTCAAACACTGTGTAATTCCAACGCAGAGATCAACGCGAAACGTACGGATTTGCAGTCGCCGCTACATCTGGGCCATGCAGGTACGGTGCCTGCGTAG
- a CDS encoding DUF7133 domain-containing protein — translation METTRALVMIVTAIFRALRYRTGKDFADVGRVSYGTAVLLEKFRCEVFTSELDARQPIALRFDDRERIRVAECYTHAERPDRWADDLRDRINILKDTDGDSRVDKRDVFRDESVHLTSIAKLMGACTRVVRQICFTSRMPTATICPTANRKWFWLDSKRTLRATTLPTA, via the coding sequence GTGGAGACGACTCGCGCGTTAGTCATGATCGTGACCGCGATTTTCCGAGCCCTACGATACCGAACCGGAAAAGACTTCGCCGATGTCGGCAGAGTAAGCTACGGCACGGCGGTGTTGCTTGAGAAGTTTCGCTGCGAGGTGTTTACCAGCGAGCTGGATGCTAGGCAACCGATTGCACTGCGCTTTGACGATCGCGAGCGAATTCGGGTGGCCGAGTGCTACACCCATGCAGAGCGTCCGGACCGTTGGGCCGATGATCTTCGCGATCGAATCAATATCTTGAAGGATACCGACGGTGATAGTCGAGTGGACAAGCGAGACGTGTTCCGGGACGAATCGGTTCACTTGACCAGCATCGCGAAGTTGATGGGGGCGTGTACGCGAGTTGTCCGCCAAATCTGCTTTACATCGCGGATGCCGACGGCGACGATATGCCCGACGGCGAACCGAAAATGGTTCTGGTTGGATTCGAAGCGGACTCTACGAGCCACAACGTTGCCAACGGCTTGA
- a CDS encoding DUF1553 domain-containing protein, whose protein sequence is MTDHSPVPSRLMMAICLGIVGMTTSVIADEIANVDFFETRIRPVLVEHCYECHSSDATEVGGGLWLDSAEAMLVGGDTGPAIQPGNVDESVLVSALRYDSSEMPPSGKLPDEIIRDFEKWIAAGATDPRTTSLGVTPHPKSPGIDLEAGRQFWAFRPLHASENLVLSSEVSWIDELVQSKLQSAAIVPNRRGDADTLLRRLSFDLTGLPPSAESMIRWRADPSDAQWQAIVDEMLASTAFAEHWARHWMDVARYADSNGSDFNATFHDAWRYRDYLISNIADDTPVDQMIRQQIAGDLMPAETDEVRRQNLIATTFLMLGTKMLSERDKAKLTMDVVDEQIDTVGRAFMGMTLGCARCHDHKFDPVPMQDYYALAGIFRSTMSLQGESQKYVSTWKPVPLPTSQDHLDLLKEHAEKLKQTKDALAEAEAQIKKYAIPAKQLAGVVIDDESAIRTGDWVVSTYLKGFIGSGYLHDDNRNKGDASLQFKATLTVERSESGSEKVTKEKNSSPTVRWEARLWYTPGGTRASNVPVEIRIGDETRLVNVDQRKSGDDGPVASLGFFEVDLGTEAVVTVSNAGTSGHVIADAVQWIPQDGAQPATERVDQNLQKVTKLKQRRDVLKSELTALVKAAPAPLPTAMAVVDRPTEEVVDCPLHVRGEVSNLGDTVPRGFLSVCGAPDESQSSLSFTGSGRLELAAWLTDPDHPLTSRVAVNRIWMRLMGDGIVRTVDNFGERGERPSHPELLDSLAVDFMRNGWSRKKLVRQIVMSETYRRGSQSSAICDAVDPENRLLWRANRKRLPAESIRDSMLVIAGSLSHEGLDDPMNGYGTLVSSNNAGSKSKISFTINDNRRTVYLPIIRGAIPALLSALDVADADLLVGKRPTTNVPAQALALMGSSEVRQWAGLTATKLLVEVPNESERVQWVYQRVLQRSPTAEDHELVHRWLGSETAQAMPNDQTRWQQWIAAMFAGTEFRILE, encoded by the coding sequence ATGACCGATCACTCTCCGGTACCTAGCCGTTTGATGATGGCCATATGTCTTGGCATCGTTGGCATGACTACATCGGTTATTGCGGACGAGATCGCTAATGTCGATTTTTTCGAGACACGAATCCGACCTGTTCTCGTCGAGCATTGTTACGAATGCCATTCCAGCGATGCGACAGAAGTGGGTGGTGGATTGTGGCTGGATTCGGCCGAAGCGATGCTGGTCGGTGGCGACACGGGGCCGGCGATTCAACCTGGCAACGTTGATGAAAGCGTTCTGGTTTCGGCGCTGCGCTATGATTCATCAGAGATGCCGCCGAGTGGGAAGTTGCCGGACGAAATCATCCGGGATTTCGAAAAGTGGATTGCTGCGGGCGCGACCGATCCTCGCACCACCTCGCTCGGTGTCACGCCGCACCCGAAATCCCCCGGAATCGATCTCGAGGCCGGGCGACAGTTTTGGGCATTTCGACCACTGCATGCCAGCGAAAATCTGGTACTATCGAGCGAGGTAAGCTGGATTGACGAACTGGTGCAGTCGAAATTGCAGTCGGCTGCAATCGTCCCAAACCGGCGTGGCGATGCTGATACATTGCTGCGTCGACTTTCGTTTGATCTGACTGGACTGCCGCCGTCGGCAGAGTCAATGATTCGCTGGCGTGCCGACCCTAGCGATGCGCAGTGGCAAGCCATCGTTGACGAGATGCTCGCCTCCACCGCATTCGCTGAACACTGGGCGAGGCATTGGATGGACGTCGCTCGATACGCGGACAGCAACGGCAGCGACTTCAATGCCACCTTTCACGACGCCTGGCGGTACCGAGACTATTTGATCAGCAACATTGCTGACGATACACCGGTCGATCAAATGATCCGGCAGCAGATCGCCGGTGACTTGATGCCTGCCGAGACCGACGAAGTCCGTCGTCAAAACTTGATTGCGACCACATTTTTGATGCTCGGCACAAAAATGTTGAGTGAACGCGACAAAGCAAAACTGACGATGGATGTTGTTGACGAGCAGATCGACACGGTCGGACGTGCGTTCATGGGGATGACACTTGGCTGCGCACGTTGTCACGATCACAAATTTGATCCTGTACCGATGCAAGACTATTACGCACTGGCCGGTATCTTTCGCAGCACGATGTCGTTGCAAGGCGAATCGCAAAAGTACGTCAGCACCTGGAAGCCGGTCCCGTTGCCTACTAGTCAAGATCATCTCGATTTGCTTAAAGAACATGCCGAGAAACTAAAGCAGACGAAGGACGCACTCGCTGAAGCCGAAGCCCAAATCAAAAAGTATGCGATACCTGCAAAACAACTTGCCGGTGTGGTGATTGACGATGAATCCGCGATCCGAACGGGCGACTGGGTCGTGTCGACCTATTTGAAAGGTTTCATCGGCAGTGGATACTTGCATGACGACAATCGGAACAAAGGCGACGCCTCGTTGCAGTTCAAGGCTACTCTAACAGTTGAACGATCAGAGTCCGGCAGCGAAAAAGTGACGAAGGAAAAGAACAGCAGCCCAACGGTGCGGTGGGAAGCCCGCCTGTGGTACACGCCTGGCGGGACACGTGCGTCAAACGTCCCAGTTGAAATCCGAATCGGCGACGAAACTCGACTTGTAAACGTCGATCAGCGCAAATCTGGTGATGATGGACCGGTCGCGAGCTTAGGATTCTTCGAAGTTGACCTCGGAACCGAAGCGGTGGTCACCGTTTCGAATGCCGGAACGTCCGGGCATGTGATCGCCGATGCGGTTCAGTGGATCCCGCAGGACGGTGCGCAACCGGCGACCGAACGGGTGGACCAAAACCTGCAAAAGGTCACCAAACTGAAGCAGCGCCGGGATGTGCTAAAATCCGAATTAACCGCACTCGTCAAAGCCGCGCCCGCGCCGTTGCCAACCGCGATGGCCGTGGTCGACAGACCAACTGAAGAAGTCGTCGATTGTCCGTTGCATGTGCGAGGCGAGGTTAGCAACCTCGGTGATACCGTTCCTCGCGGATTTTTAAGTGTCTGCGGTGCACCGGATGAAAGCCAATCGTCACTATCATTCACGGGCAGCGGACGGCTGGAACTGGCGGCTTGGCTAACCGACCCCGATCATCCGTTGACATCTCGTGTCGCCGTCAATCGAATCTGGATGCGCTTGATGGGCGACGGGATCGTTCGCACGGTCGACAATTTTGGCGAGCGAGGTGAACGCCCATCACATCCCGAGTTGCTTGACTCGCTTGCGGTTGATTTCATGCGGAACGGCTGGAGTCGCAAGAAGCTGGTCCGGCAAATCGTTATGTCGGAAACTTACCGTCGTGGATCGCAATCGTCTGCGATTTGCGACGCCGTCGACCCCGAAAATCGCTTACTGTGGCGTGCCAATCGAAAGCGGCTGCCCGCCGAATCGATTCGCGACTCAATGCTCGTGATCGCTGGGTCGCTCAGTCACGAAGGGCTCGATGATCCGATGAACGGCTACGGAACGCTGGTTAGCAGCAACAATGCAGGATCGAAGTCGAAGATTTCATTTACGATCAACGACAACCGACGGACGGTTTATTTACCGATCATCCGAGGAGCGATCCCGGCGTTGCTTTCCGCTCTTGATGTCGCGGACGCGGACCTGCTGGTTGGCAAACGGCCGACGACGAATGTACCCGCACAAGCTTTGGCATTGATGGGCAGTAGCGAAGTCCGGCAGTGGGCCGGACTAACCGCAACCAAGTTGCTTGTCGAAGTCCCGAATGAAAGCGAACGCGTCCAGTGGGTTTATCAGCGTGTTCTGCAACGTTCGCCGACTGCCGAGGATCACGAACTTGTGCACCGATGGCTCGGCAGCGAAACGGCTCAAGCGATGCCAAACGACCAGACGCGTTGGCAACAGTGGATTGCGGCGATGTTTGCAGGAACCGAATTCAGAATCTTGGAATAG
- a CDS encoding sulfatase has translation MIRFIVVFASLFGIVSIADASERPNVVFVAIDDLNDWVGCLGGHPQVQTPCIDRLAARGVNFTNAHCQAPICNPSRISMLLGKLPSTTGHYFLAPGFRDVDVTRDDVTLFQYFRSQGYRTESMGKVFHSGSDEASFDHVERSQGYRRAKGQTEKLRYRLPGSHPGWDWGEFPMADKDQRDHYTAAWAAKRIPELAEQEQPFCMAIGFHLPHVPIYATKKWFDMYPLATLQMPKSPADDLDDVPPIAVQLSLNPTAPRHQWMTETGEDKHAVQAYLASISFVDHLVGMVTDSIENAGLGDNTMVVLFSDHGFHLGEKNKWAKRSLWLRTTRVPLIISGPGFSKNQLCNSPVGLIDVYPTLVQACGLPMPDGLDGNSLVGLMKDTASPWDHPAICTFGPGNHSVQSRDYHYIRYQDGAEELYDHRTDKDELHNLIGDETLEPISARHRAWVPVDDAPMVPGSRGSDSPLYGESEGLLEAMNRNE, from the coding sequence ATGATACGATTCATAGTTGTCTTCGCGTCGCTGTTTGGGATCGTTTCGATTGCAGATGCTTCGGAACGGCCCAACGTGGTATTTGTGGCGATCGACGATTTGAACGATTGGGTGGGCTGCCTGGGTGGTCACCCACAAGTTCAGACGCCTTGCATTGATCGGCTCGCCGCACGTGGCGTGAACTTCACGAACGCTCACTGCCAGGCTCCGATTTGCAATCCTTCGCGAATCAGCATGTTGCTGGGTAAGCTGCCTTCGACCACTGGGCACTACTTCTTGGCGCCGGGCTTTCGTGATGTCGATGTGACTCGCGACGACGTGACGTTGTTTCAGTACTTCCGTTCGCAGGGATACCGGACTGAGTCGATGGGCAAAGTCTTTCACTCGGGTTCAGACGAAGCCTCGTTTGACCACGTCGAGCGATCGCAAGGCTATCGTCGTGCGAAGGGTCAAACCGAGAAGCTGCGTTATCGGCTGCCGGGATCGCATCCTGGTTGGGACTGGGGCGAGTTTCCGATGGCTGATAAAGACCAACGCGATCATTACACGGCCGCCTGGGCAGCCAAGCGGATTCCGGAACTGGCAGAACAGGAGCAACCGTTTTGTATGGCGATCGGTTTCCATCTTCCTCATGTGCCGATCTACGCAACGAAGAAGTGGTTCGACATGTATCCGCTTGCCACACTTCAAATGCCTAAATCGCCCGCCGACGATCTTGATGATGTGCCACCGATTGCAGTGCAGCTTAGCCTGAATCCGACGGCGCCGCGTCATCAGTGGATGACCGAAACAGGTGAGGACAAGCATGCTGTGCAAGCTTATTTGGCTTCGATCTCATTCGTTGATCACCTGGTGGGAATGGTCACCGATTCCATTGAGAATGCCGGGCTTGGCGACAATACGATGGTTGTCCTGTTCAGCGACCACGGTTTTCACCTCGGCGAAAAGAACAAATGGGCTAAACGTAGTCTTTGGCTGAGGACAACCCGAGTGCCATTGATCATTTCGGGACCTGGGTTTTCCAAAAATCAGCTTTGCAATTCGCCCGTTGGTTTGATTGACGTGTATCCGACACTGGTCCAGGCTTGTGGACTGCCGATGCCCGATGGTCTTGATGGGAATAGCCTTGTCGGTCTGATGAAAGATACGGCATCGCCTTGGGATCATCCCGCGATCTGCACGTTCGGTCCCGGAAACCATTCGGTCCAATCACGCGACTACCATTACATTCGCTATCAGGATGGGGCAGAAGAATTGTACGACCACCGGACGGACAAAGACGAACTTCATAATCTTATTGGAGACGAAACGTTGGAACCGATTTCGGCTCGGCACCGTGCTTGGGTTCCTGTTGATGACGCACCTATGGTTCCCGGCAGTCGAGGCAGCGATTCACCGCTTTACGGCGAATCCGAAGGCCTTCTCGAAGCGATGAACCGCAATGAATAA
- a CDS encoding adenylate kinase family protein translates to MHKYVIMGVQGCGKGTQASMLVDAFDLVHISVGDIFRWHIKNHTKLGAQVKRIVASGNLVGDEVVEGIVNRRLEEHDWNFGFVLDGFPRSESQAQFFLERYDIDAVIHIQVPDEVVRERVLSRRLCRDCGLDYNLISHRPAVENICDVCGGGLVSRPDDTSEALAGRLKEYHSKTEPVLGLFQRKELVLNIDGTRPPASIQADIRAQLGI, encoded by the coding sequence GTGCACAAATATGTGATCATGGGCGTCCAGGGATGTGGGAAAGGGACGCAGGCCTCGATGCTTGTTGACGCCTTTGATTTGGTGCACATCAGCGTGGGGGACATCTTCCGTTGGCACATCAAGAATCACACCAAGTTGGGCGCTCAAGTCAAGCGGATCGTCGCTTCAGGAAACCTCGTCGGCGATGAAGTTGTCGAGGGGATCGTCAATCGGCGTCTGGAAGAACACGACTGGAACTTCGGCTTTGTTCTCGACGGGTTTCCGCGGAGTGAGTCGCAGGCTCAGTTTTTCCTCGAACGTTATGACATCGATGCGGTGATTCACATTCAAGTGCCTGATGAGGTAGTGCGAGAGCGAGTCTTGTCGAGGCGATTGTGTCGTGATTGTGGCTTGGACTATAACCTCATCTCGCATCGTCCAGCAGTTGAAAACATCTGCGACGTTTGCGGAGGCGGACTCGTTTCGCGCCCCGACGACACTTCCGAAGCGTTGGCCGGTCGATTGAAGGAATATCATTCGAAGACCGAACCGGTGCTGGGTCTCTTCCAACGCAAGGAATTGGTACTCAACATCGACGGCACACGTCCACCGGCGTCGATTCAAGCCGATATTCGCGCGCAGCTTGGCATCTAA